In Besnoitia besnoiti strain Bb-Ger1 chromosome I, whole genome shotgun sequence, the genomic window AATCCTAGGCTACCGGATTTTTTCGATGCTTCGGAGGAGGCCGTTCTCACCGATACGCCAAGTtaggcgcgagaggcgagccaGAGACGTTCTCACCGGCCGTACCGCGCGTGCCGCTGAGAAAAATGACATcaccgcacgcgccgcgccgcggttGTTTCTCAACGGTGCTACTACCTGCTATAGGAATTTCATGGATCGCGCCCCCGAAGCGGAGGATCGCGCGCCACTCTGGGGAAGAAACTTGACCTCGAACCTGCAGGGAAAGGGAGGTGACTCATCGGCGGAACCCGACCATGCTCAGAAGGAAAAGCTCACATGTCATCTGACAGGATCCTGCTCGAGcacgagccgcgcgcgcctacgacgcgcgagaggcagcgcagaagCGTTTGTATCGCGCGTGAGCTTCGCGCTCGAGTTTGCCGCGGCTCTTCCCGCCCCTTCTCACAGGGTAGGGTGCCTGGCCTGAGAGCCTGAGAGCGAGAGGTTCCTCGTACGCGCAGCTAGCTCAgcgacgcgccaggcgcctcctcgagcaTCGATTTCCGCCTCCGACACCCCCACCTGGTCTTCTCTGCGTACCTTgccggcagagacagagaaaagagagcgcTGAAAAATAACCTGAGGGCTCCGTTAGCTTAGGGGCCGtcgaggcgcctggcgagTTTTCCACGACCGACACATCCAAGCTGCACCACGCAGAAGAACCCGTGACAGGGTGGAAACTCTGCATATTTTGATTGTCGCGTCTTTTCTCCTTTGAATAACTTTCGGCAACGGCGGTAGCGCTGCGTACTACCGCGCTTCGCTTCAAGACATGCAGGGAGATTCCACTGCCACCTTGCGTACCGTATGTCCGTATCTGCTACTACCGCCAGGCCGAACTTCTCAAGTCCGGGATTTTAGCTTTCCCGCAGGCGGAACTCGagctttttctttttccggAACTGCTGAACCATGCTTTGAATGACATCTGACACTTCTCCTGGGTGCGAAGACCGCGCaaggcgctccagcagctcgcaCCGTTGTGTGTGATTCCGAGGACAAATCCGGCGCTCACTGTTTATTAAAAGCGCGTTTCTAGCAGCAAGTCTTTGCGGCCTACGTTGTCTTGGCTGATTGGTCGGTACCGTTCGCATGCTCGCGTGCTGCTCCAAGCACCGAATCAGCCTCTAATAAGTCCGTGCCCCCTTCGCGTCACTCTAGGGCAGTGGCTTCACTTCGAGAGATCATCTCTGTTTGGTCTACGCGCACCCGTGCCTCAAAATGTCACAGAAAAGTCGGAGCGCGCCGTCTGGTGGCGCAACAGCGGCATCGGCTGGAAgcgtgcctgcgcgccttcgcgcccaCACTGCTGAGCTGGAGAGTATTTTCAAGAGAATGGACATCGACGGAGACGGGAAACTGAGTGAAGAAGATCTGACTGCCTTTATGAAAGAGCGCGTGGACTATCCGCTGGATCGCGATCAGGTGAAAGCCATCATCATGGAGTTGCGGGGGTCTGGAAAGACAGTGGAAACGACCAAGGGCTCGTTCCCTCCTGTGGACTTCCCCACATTCCTCGGTTTCATTGACTGCCAGCTCATGAAGCCTCTTCCCGACCTGCTCGGCGAAATCTTCCAGCACATGGATACCGACAAGGACGGGAAGCTGACGGCTAGGGAAGTCCAGACGTTTGCTGAGCGTCTCGACATCAAACTGGGGGTGGACGGCGCGTCTGAACTCCTGAATCGAGGTCACCAGGAGACCGCCGCAACGTTCGAGGAGTTCTGCGGCCTAgtgcagaaggcgctgccATCAGTCGGGCGATAAAGCCgctccgcctgcctcctgcgcccgcgctggCTCCTCCTCaccacgccgccgcacacagcGGGGCGATTTTCTGCGGCTGTGCGCTGGCTGCAGTTAGGGCTTACAGGACGCGAGCTTGCGCCGCAGGTGAAACGTTGGTGTACATGATGTCATGCCCAGACATACTGTCGGAAACGCTCTGTACAGGGCGGAAGTGACAAAGACAAAGTCGGGAAAGTGTAGAAGTTCCATGATAAACAACACAGTTGAAGCGACAATGCCCCGCGAAGCCAGGATCGGCGCGTCTGTTGGTTGTttggcgtcttcttctgaagcgcctccgctcctcaGCAAAAGGCACTAGGCAGGTGCCCGCAGTGGACGGCAAAGTCCCGATGAATCGCTGACTGAGTCACAGCCCGCCGGCTGAGCCAACTGCCGCATGACGCAAGCGAGGGATCGAGAACAATTAACAGCGAAGGGAATTTGCGTGCATGTCTCAGGCTCCTTTGACGGTTTTCCCCCTCGTTCACACCCGTCACTGGGCAACCTCCGAACTGCCGTCTCATGACTCAGTCTTCCTGAATACCGTCTGTCTTCGAAGTTCCTTTGCTGTCGCCTCCTGGGCGTTCCCGTCGCATCCTGTTTTAATTGGAGACCTGACGTATTCTCTCTTGATCGCCGCTGCCTGTGACCGCATGGGATGCCGATGCGGGATTTATGCTTACAACACATCGCACAGGGATATTGGGATTCATTGGCAAGAATCGTCGAGCTTGTTCATGTCCTTCACCTCCATTTTGTTTTTTGCGCTGAGTTGTCATTTCCGTCTAATTGAAAACTAGCGTTCTCTTCAACACGCACTCAGTGTCGGGTGCGACTCCTCTCGACCCGTGTCGTCTAACCCCAAACCAAAGGCCCTTTCAACATGCGAGGCATGCTCAGTTTCGAATTGTCGGTCCTCCCCTCGTTTCcaacgccgaggcggcgtcaGATGAGTTCAGAGGCAATCAACAAATCCTAACGCGGAACCTGCAGCCTGTGGGCGCGTGCCCCCGGCTGCACTTCCCCTATCGAAAGGTGCGACGAGCACCGCTCTGCAGTGTTGCATGGAAACAAGTTTCCACCGGTCAGGCAGAGCTCGTGAGGCCTCGAAGTGAGGGGTGCAGCAGAGCGGCTCATGTCTCACTGTATTCTCTACATGCCTTTGTGTGAAAGACCCCAAGGTGCGAGTGTCACGACCTCCTCGGCTGCCGTCGGGTGCACTGCGACGCAGTTGTCAAAGTCTGCTTTCGTCGCCCCCTGCAATACACATGAAAAGAAAGGACCAAATCATGCAAGAAGGGCGTCTAGATATCCACGCACCTATGTGCACGCAGAGGTCCAATCTCGTGCTTATGCGGAACGACACGAAGCCCCGTGACGCCTCTCCCTCATTTCACTTGCCTCCTTGCCAACACGCGAAATCAGCGAAGCATCTGCAGTGCAAAAAGCTCCCACACACTATATAGGGACACTCCGCTGGCATTCACGGGAAGAGGATTCTCACGCCAGCAGCCAGAGGAAGGAAGCGCAGATAACCAGACGCATTTTCCGCATGACGAGAGGCAATGAGGAAAACCGGCAGAATTCCCTCTCTCACCATTTTGATCGCGACACCGAAGCCTTGAATCATCTCGTCGGCGCCCATGCCGACGACGTGGAGCCCGACGACCTTCATTGACAGGCTTTTCACGCAAATCATTTTGATGAAAGTTTTTGGTTTCTCCTCAGGCGCAACGGGCCATGCTCCGTAGTACAGGTTGACGCTTGTTCCCGTGTACACCTGATGGCGCAATAGAAGACGCCCGACTGAAAGGGGAACGAATAGGCCTGAAGCGGCATTAACTCTCGTTCCGTGCGTGTGTCTTCAGGGGATCTTACGCTGGTGTAGTCAGTGTGCAGCCCCGAGTCATCGAAAGATTTTGTTTCTTCCCCGCACGAGACGGGAAGCCCAGTTGGCTCCCCGGGGAGTCTGACTGCGAAGCGTGCTTGTGTGCTACCTCCAGGAATGCGTGTAGACCCTCGTTACTCCTCGAGGGCAGGCCAAAGAATGGCAGTCTTCCCAGAATCTGGCCTTCAGTCTCGTCTCAGTGGCGCCCTCGTATCGGCGGCAACGTAGTCCTAACGACCAGCTCGCACATGGAGTTGCATCACTACGAGAAAATGGAGGTGGCCCTGCctgcctccctccccctGGATGGTGCGCCGTGCGCACAATGTTCACATACACAGGCCTTGTCGCTCGTCGGGGCGGTGGCGCTTCGTCCTCACCTTTATATCTTCCTCGCCGTACGTggccttcgcttccgcctcaGTCAAACCgacagaggcagcaggcggGTGCGAGAAGATGACAGTCGGCACGCAGCCGTACTCAAGCTTCGCATTCGGCAGGTCCCCAAAGAGCCGgtccgccaggcgccgccccgccgcaaTGGCCACCGGCGTCAgctcgagctgcagaggtTGACA contains:
- a CDS encoding calmodulin CAM1 (encoded by transcript BESB_006130) translates to MSQKSRSAPSGGATAASAGSVPARLRAHTAELESIFKRMDIDGDGKLSEEDLTAFMKERVDYPLDRDQVKAIIMELRGSGKTVETTKGSFPPVDFPTFLGFIDCQLMKPLPDLLGEIFQHMDTDKDGKLTAREVQTFAERLDIKLGVDGASELLNRGHQETAATFEEFCGLVQKALPSVGR